A stretch of DNA from Pangasianodon hypophthalmus isolate fPanHyp1 chromosome 2, fPanHyp1.pri, whole genome shotgun sequence:
agaaaagtgcaaaagaacaaaagataTCAGATACTCTGTATCCCATTGGTGGAGTGTCTAAGGCTAAGATTGAAATTCCAACtggaattgaattaattaagtaagggataaaacatgacatgcttttatatgaaaataatctaatatagggaggtgtgatgtggcccaactTTGATTatctttccaataacagtacagtttgaagtgttttatttcccttataccacagcaatttgccaatgaataCAATTTGAAATTGATTAATAATGAACGTCACTTTTTCAcgcatttatagttacatttaatgttgtggaacctccACAGAATAAGTTCGTTTTTCTAGACACTGGAGcctctttccaaaaatgtaaaagaaacgtctcctcacagaaaacttcaccatattaactgtttatgtggagcgtccaccaaaCATGTCCCTGTTAATGAGCTGTTACTctacaaacaataaatatattagaatgTGCAAATTAAATATACCTCTGATTTGCCTTGTTATTTCCACGCAGTAGTCCAATATGTCATTGTTATTAGAAGACCTGTTGATGCATCTCATTAATTCTTGCAGTTAGAGAAGCTTGTGAAGTCCTCTGACATATCTCGCTATTTCAAATCCACCACCGTGTTTGGTTTTAGGTAAGAATGGCTTACACATTTCCTATGTTTTCAACACATTATCCTTGATAAACGCATTTTTACCATTGGAAAATGCTGTTTCCACAGCGAAGGCAGTGTAGTGGCGCACTTCTGGCTCATCCTGTCCCTCCCTGAGAGTCATGCTGGGAAGGTCACCATGCAGAAGGTCAATGAGAGCTTACTGGGAACCCTGCAGAGCTTCAGAGAGACAGGTGTTAAGGATACAGTGAGCTTGGAGGGATACCTGCTTCTTCTGTCTTCATTCTCCATATCAGGTAAGAGCGTAAAAATATTGCAAACTCCACCCCAAACTCCACTGCAGTATCATTCAGATGTTCGACTTTTATTGCAACTCATATGCCAAAgcctgtttttttaaagttgtgttttgttcattttcatttgttttgcttttacaGAAACCCAGCCCAAAGTTATAGATTTTTTGCAAGCCTCATTTGGTACGGCATTTTCAATTCTGTTTTCTGCCATTCTGTTTCACGCATGTCTGATCTAATACGGACAAAGAGCAGTGCCTCAACATTTAcacagtctgtgttttttttctcatttaagcCTGCCTGGGGATATATGTGTACCTGCCTGTAATGCTGCTATGGTGTTGGGTTCCATGAGCATCTCTTTCATCTGTCTCTATCCTCTTGAGTTTTGATTTCCATATGTCTCTACTTGTCTTAGCATCTGTAATTATTACCCTATCCAGCTCTCtgtttcaattcagttcaatgtGATTTGAGTAATTTGATTTGACTCATtcttattcaattcaattcagcaaGATATATTGGcatgaaatgtataaaatgtatatttgaaCATTATAGAGtctgtctcctctgtctctTAGATTGTTACCGGTACCAGTCAGTGTCCTGCAGTGCTCCTGTTGTTCTAAAGGGGCCGAACACTCAGCGCTCGTCGTGTCTATGGCACCTGAAAGCCCCTGAGGGCTCCCAGTTGGAGCTGAGGGTGGAATGGCTGCTACCTGAGTGCCGAGACCGCCTGGCCATCTATGACTCTCTTGCTCCTGCTGACTCCACACTCATCACCTCGTGAGTCTTACATCCATTTCTGAAAGTTCctgtattaaaaacacacaaatatacaaattaaataggAACTATATTATCATCTGAATCACTTCTAAGGTTCAGTTATGCTTTCAAACTTTGAGCCTTAGCTCGTGATGCTTGGGTGGAGTGATATCAAACTAAGCAATTAAGTGATTCCAgcttcattcatacattcatttaaCTATTCAAGAAATGTGTTAACCCACCTCAGACAACATCtcatttttacaaggtttcGTGGCTGACAGTGGTTTCACAGCTGACAGTAGCTGCATTCTGCTGTTAAATGAATAGCAGAGTTGAGTagtttagcatagaattagctaATACACAAAAGgtagttaactagcatccatgctaattgCATAGGAcacctaaaatgtttttttattaataatttactttcaatctgGGTTGCACTTTCAAAGTGAactcatcagtcaatatcataatatcatagaaaatcaagaaaaaagcATCTTCCCATGatctacagacaatttggatgatgcaacttcctttTGAATATGTgactttatattatttatattattgtgtaggggtatattatatattatgtgttCAGGTGATAGGGCGGAGGTGATGTTGTtggaataaaatgtatttttttcagatgaCTCAGAATGTTTCGGGTTTCAATGTTTCATTAGATGTTTAATGGATTCACTCATTAATtcaaaaatgttaatgaaaccTTCACGTAGGTCATTGAGAAGGACACTTTACctctgtttaaaatgtattttgtctttactttacatacatattagtaaaagtaatatcagtgggacacaaatggcaccccaaATGTGCAATCGTAATTATAGTGTCAGAAACCAAATTAGCAAATCTGTTAGAGTTTGTCTAATGGCTCAGTGTGGTTTGAGGCACAGTAACTAGAGACATGTCTTGATTACTACTAATATGTAATTAAAGCAACATTATATTAAtagtaaagacaaaaaatatttttcttcttctttttttttttttttttaagtattaccTTTCTCTTTAAGTATCTGACTCCCAACCTTTTCCTGAAAAACTGTACATTAAtgtttctctcatttctttattatattattcctTCCCCATCCCTTTCCTCTTCCGTTCTTCAATTCTCCCACTATTCTTCTCTctccactccctctctctcagtctgtatGGCTGTAGTAGGCATGAGCAGGTGGTGCAGGTTTTATCCTCTGCTGATTGGATGACGGTGGTGTGGAAACAGGGCCAATACAACTATAAAGACCCGTTCTCTCTCTCCGCTCAGGCCTGGCCCAAGAAGAGTACGTCATTCACTTACTTTTATGTAAACAGAGAAAACATCATTTCATTGCTCAGATATAGTCCGTCTTTGGATGGATCTGGGTTATCCATCTTTATACTACTTCAGATTACTGACTGAAAGGGCACTGTACAGGAGTTTACATATTCTGTGGTAGAGATGATATCTTTCTCTTGTAGATTGCTCCTACAACATCAACTTGGACAGAAAGGAAGGTGTTCAAGGGAGCTTACGGACCCCGTTCTACCCCAGCTACTATCCACCTAATACCAATTGCACCTGGCAGTTCACTGTGAGTCACATAGAGCTGTATTAACCTAACTTTCAGGAACCTTGGATGGATAGACGAATGAGTGAATGGACATTGGAAATTAGAAACTGATGTGAAATATAGTCACAGGTGTAATGAGTGCAAACAATTTGGATTATTTTACACTAtcaacattttttccccaaaaaatgcttttaatgtAAACACAGCATGATTCCAGTAGGCACTATGGACTTGAAGCATTTAAAGAAATTAGAAATCACAAGTCTAATTGCTTTTACTTGTGTGTGCAATACtttgccccacatcattcttattactGAGATCTCAGGATATAATGGTTTGCTTAGTTTAATTGCTACACTATCTAAAATCAGGATGACCCCTTACTGGTGATTGATTAATAAAACAGATAGATGGATTAGTTCCTTTAATATcatgctgtcatttttttattttaaattgctgTGTGTGTAGTTGCCGTCTTCAGAGTATGGACTGACCCTGGAGTTTGAGGGCTATGAGCTAGGCCGAGCCAGTTATAACCAGAACTGCACACAAGGCCAGTGGCTCATTCAGAACCGCAGGTGAGCTTTAAGTTTTAATACCTTAGGAATGTGTTTGATATGTTCTTGAAAAGATGAGTTGAGCAGTACATATAGTGCAGTGTATCAAGTTCATCATTGGCTTATCTCATTTTGTATGCTCTAATTCCTAGTCAACGTGAGTGTAAATTTCAACAACCTAAAAAGTCCTTGCAATTTAATAGCCTAATAAAATCAGTTATTCATATCTTGAATAAGTATAGCATAAATCAGAAAAAGattaattttacataatttcTTCCATTAAAATCTGCCCTAATTTCTTTGCAACTTAGATGAATAAGGGCCATTGTTCCCAGTTAGAAAGaataatatgtaaatgtgtgtcacCATTTTTACAGATTTCGTAGGAACCTTTACAGTTTAAACATTCTAAAAACCAAagcaaactaaataaaatatccCATGAATATGCCCATAACATTCAGAAATGTCCTTATGTTTAAATTGTTAGCTGGGTATTAGCGCTGAATGACAGTAAGAATGTTGCACTTTCAGGAAAGGCAATCTGGGgcaaaaaacatgtttacaacACTAATCAGACAAATAAGCTAAAATGTTAACAGTAAAATTGTTCAattttaataaactaaataGATGATGTGTATAGAGTACAATGTATCAAATGCAACAGACTCAAGTTACCTGATTCTGTCCCTTTTGATGTACCACACTTGCTCTCTATCATTTACTTATATAGAAACAAGCAACACCTGACACTAATTAATGATCACAGCAATGGAGCAACTAGAACAGGAAACAATAACCATATAAGGAAAGGCATACAGAATACAGTGTGTCAACTGGGACTGAATCAGTGCTGACATTTACCTGATTCTGTTCTTGTTGACATACCATGATCTGTGAGCTAGCGGTcctttccttatatggtcattGTTTCCTGTTGTAGTTGCTCTGTTGCCATAATCATAAGTTAGTGTCACCGGTTGCTTGTTTCCCTTAccttgtttatctgtttatctcaGTTCATCATTTGCCTTTGTTGTGTGTCTGAACTCTaatgctgtttatttctgtttttaacttTGCCTCCTGTAATAATTACCAGTATTGAatttacttattaaaaataaacacgcTTTAAGTATGCACAAGCAACttgcatgtctgtctgtcattaTGTGTTTTTAATACTGATCTTATCTCCCAAATCTTTTCTGATGATGTCATATAGACAGAAATGCACTGAAACTTGGTGATGGTTAAATTacttgtgtggtgtgtgtacagAATGTGTGGTACGAGGGCTCTGCAGCCGTACGCTGAGCGGCTCTACCTCCATTCCTCCACCACCACCGTTTCCATGACGTCAGAGGTGTCACTCACAGGGCCCGGCCTCCAAGTCCACTACAGTATcttcaaccaatcagatcgtTAGTTCTCTTggcaatcatacacacacacacacacacacacacactcacacacacacacacacacacacatatctggaCTCTGGACATAGAGATGTGGTGTCGTTGTagatctgtgtgtgattgttggtgtgtgtgtgtgtgtgtgtgtgtgtgtgtgtgttcagcctgTCCTGGTCAGTTCCTGTGCAGTGTCAatggcctgtgtgtgtcagcgTGTGATGGGATCTCAGACTGTCCTAATGGTCTGGATGAGAGAAACTGTGGTAAGAGTTCAATTGCTGTGGAAATTGGTTTTATTACAAAGTTTATGTCTGTACTTTAGCCGTGGTGATGTGTCTGATGAACTTACACTTAGTGAAACTTTTAAAATTAGAATTAGGTTTAACAAacgtacaaacaaacaaaacacaaagtacaaacaaaaatgcaccATAGCCACAGTTTTCGGTACTAGCTCTGAATGACAGTAAGAATGTTGCACTTTCAGAAAAGGTCATTTGTgtcaaaaaaaacatgattacaaCACTAATCAGACAAATAAGCTGAAATGttaacagtttattttattaacttagACTTAGTGAAACTTTTAAAATTACGACTAAATTTTGGTCACAGTTTGGTTGAAAATGGACAGAAATGACACttaacaacattaaaacattatacaTTGTGAATCATTTATATCATAATTACCAAAATGGTTAGGGTAAGAAATTATTGAGAATCTTAAcgaatattttaaataagtgctcacaaaataatattaaaataaattgtattttaattgcAGTTATTAGAATCTATTGTTGCCAAATATGAAGTTACagatacagttggggtcataagtttacttacgccttgcagaatctgcaaaatgttaataatttttaaaaaaaaataagatttgcatttggtttttttatttagtaccaCCCTGATTAAGCTAATGATTCTTAATACTccgtgttgttacctggatgatcaacgacagattttatgttttgtgatagttgttcagaATCAGCTAAATCAAGCAATggatacaaaaaaaagcatgtaaaatatgattaagCACAATCAGGGTCATAATAAATAGTTTCAAAAGCTGGGGCTATCAAACACCAATTTCAAAACAACAAGCTGGTTAGAAGACTTCCTGAGAGCATCTCTCAAAATGCAGTGCCTGAACTTTGCCAAGGATCATTGAAACTGTTAGATGAGaccaaaataaatgtttaggCCATAAACAGCATCAGCATGTTGATGAAAAAAGGGGCTATTATGCATGGAAAATCCCCCATGGTGATTCAATACTGCCAAATAAATCAATggtaggggtgccaataatttttaaACCAGTTTCGCAGAAAGAATAGGAGaactacatttaaaaagaaacagcatCTTGATAAATTTTAAgttcaaaaaaatatttatgttgttgctcattttcatgaagtaATATGATGTATATGTTTGTGTCACAGTGTGTATTGCTCAGTACCGCTGTCTCGGGGACAGTCAGTGTGTAGATAACTACAAGCTGTGTGACCAGCATCAGGACTGCACTGACGGGAGCGATGAAGAGAACTGCACGTTGGGTatgatgcacaaacacacactgtggctacataaagtgaaatgaatatttaaatgaaaaacgcAATTGGCAATACATACAGAGGAAACCTCGCTGATGAATATTAGACCTTgttatgtgcttgtgtgtatgtgtaggagTTCCTTGTACTGATAGGACCTACATGTGTGCTGATGGCACTTGTTTGAAAAAGCAGAACCCTGCTTGTGATTTTATCACAGACTGTCCTGATGCTTCTGATGAGAAAAATTGCGGTGAGActcctttttaataaaaataaataaataaataaataaaattatactcTGTGTACAGTaatcaaatgcttaaaatgttTGTCTAAACCTTTCCATTAATTCCACCAAAGAATGCCAGAATCTATGAATACGCACAAATGTACAATTTGGAAGTGCATCTTTTGGCTTTTCCAAATAGTTCTCaccaaacattaaacataaacttGACTCATTTCCATTGAGTCACTTTGCTTCAGTAACTATAAACTACTATATTCCTACAGATTGCGGTCTGCGCCAGTTCAGTACACGAGTGGTGGGTGGAGTCGATGCAATGGAGGGGGAGTGGCCATGGCAGGCCAGCCTGCAGATCAGTGGACAGCATATCTGTGGTGGAGCCTTAATCTCCACCCAGTGGGTGGTGTCTGCAGCACACTGCTTCAACGATGATCGGTGAGTAAAACATGCTGTGTGGTGAACGATAAtgctaaaatattaacataaattacagtaaaagagaaaacagaatataaatttGCTCTGAAAGTGAGCTTGTTATGTAAACCACcaaaaatcattcaaaaatatgtaaatacaatctgttttttatgtaattacAAAAAAGGTCACTGTACTATACTCACATAGTGAGTTTAAAGGCTATGAATTGGACATGAAGATACcaaatttatccatttatacccCTACCCCCAAGTCAACTATGATcaacacaataaaatatattgttgccttcttcttccttctgtctctttttgttttcatttctctctcagtctgttcTCGCCTTCCATATGGACAGTGTATCTGGGTAAGCTGCGCCTGCGTACCTCCACTCAGACTGAGGAAGCTCTGCGTGTGACCCACATCCACCTGCACCAGTACTACGATGACGAGATCCAAGACTATGACTTGGCACTGCTCAGGCTTGAGAGACCCGTCTCGACAGGCACACTGGCACTGCCCGCCTGCCTGCCCGAGCCCACACACCAGCTGGAGCCCGGTCTGCTCTGCTGGGTCACGGGCTGGGGGGCACTCAGAGAAGGAGGTGAGGACACGCGTATACACACTTACATGAAGAGAAACTGGTAGAAGAAATGAATCATTAAGCTGAGTACTCTGACAACAGATTTAGAGTTCACAGAAGTTAGTTTACTTTGGTAACCTCCAAATTTACAGTAATGATATGAGTTTCATTTAAAAGTGACATTCATCTGAGATTCGTTTCAATCTGAAATTCATTTAATATGGGATTCATTTGATTTGAGATTCATTTCAATCTTAGATTCATTTGATCTGAGATTCATTTCAATCTGAGATTCATTTGATCTGAGATTCATTTCAATCTGAGATTCATTTAATCTGAGATTCATTTCAATCTGAGATTCATTTCCATCTGAGATTCATTTGTTCACCACTTTTTAATGCAACAATACtttaaatttgtgtattatgtgtatactgtacatgcaaatacacactcacaattCGGACaccattctctttttttttttccacagaaaatGCAAAAGTTTGAATCACCTCTGTATTGTCAATACCTCTATCTTACaatttatcaaaaatatatgaaaactgAGAGAAATCCAAAGTTGTTTGGTGGATAATTAAGAATTTT
This window harbors:
- the LOC113538293 gene encoding transmembrane protease serine 6 isoform X2, with product MEHKNTESSVYCVEYGNGNVASPVSQEGSDNILMPTFTYKMVSQRTIALIVIFILLILAGGSALAWYFLEYRVWALEMRVEQQYIGQISILNRNFSSALSSHTSRVFREEARTVEAMLEKLVKSSDISRYFKSTTVFGFSEGSVVAHFWLILSLPESHAGKVTMQKVNESLLGTLQSFRETGVKDTVSLEGYLLLLSSFSISDCYRYQSVSCSAPVVLKGPNTQRSSCLWHLKAPEGSQLELRVEWLLPECRDRLAIYDSLAPADSTLITSLYGCSRHEQVVQVLSSADWMTVVWKQGQYNYKDPFSLSAQAWPKKNCSYNINLDRKEGVQGSLRTPFYPSYYPPNTNCTWQFTLPSSEYGLTLEFEGYELGRASYNQNCTQGQWLIQNRRMCGTRALQPYAERLYLHSSTTTVSMTSEVSLTGPGLQVHYSIFNQSDPCPGQFLCSVNGLCVSACDGISDCPNGLDERNCVCIAQYRCLGDSQCVDNYKLCDQHQDCTDGSDEENCTLGVPCTDRTYMCADGTCLKKQNPACDFITDCPDASDEKNCDCGLRQFSTRVVGGVDAMEGEWPWQASLQISGQHICGGALISTQWVVSAAHCFNDDRLFSPSIWTVYLGKLRLRTSTQTEEALRVTHIHLHQYYDDEIQDYDLALLRLERPVSTGTLALPACLPEPTHQLEPGLLCWVTGWGALREGGGVSNILQKVDVRLVSEEACIRSYGYIITPRMLCAGYRGGGKDACQGDSGGPLVCQERSGRWFLAGVVSWGRGCGRADYYGVYTRITKLSPWIKQLIAS
- the LOC113538293 gene encoding transmembrane protease serine 6 isoform X1; this encodes MEHKNTESSVYCVEYGNGNVASPVSQEGSDNILMPTFTYKMVSQRTIALIVIFILLILAGGSALAWYFLEYRVWALEMRVEQQYIGQISILNRNFSSALSSHTSRVFREEARTVEAMLEKLVKSSDISRYFKSTTVFGFSEGSVVAHFWLILSLPESHAGKVTMQKVNESLLGTLQSFRETGVKDTVSLEGYLLLLSSFSISETQPKVIDFLQASFDCYRYQSVSCSAPVVLKGPNTQRSSCLWHLKAPEGSQLELRVEWLLPECRDRLAIYDSLAPADSTLITSLYGCSRHEQVVQVLSSADWMTVVWKQGQYNYKDPFSLSAQAWPKKNCSYNINLDRKEGVQGSLRTPFYPSYYPPNTNCTWQFTLPSSEYGLTLEFEGYELGRASYNQNCTQGQWLIQNRRMCGTRALQPYAERLYLHSSTTTVSMTSEVSLTGPGLQVHYSIFNQSDPCPGQFLCSVNGLCVSACDGISDCPNGLDERNCVCIAQYRCLGDSQCVDNYKLCDQHQDCTDGSDEENCTLGVPCTDRTYMCADGTCLKKQNPACDFITDCPDASDEKNCDCGLRQFSTRVVGGVDAMEGEWPWQASLQISGQHICGGALISTQWVVSAAHCFNDDRLFSPSIWTVYLGKLRLRTSTQTEEALRVTHIHLHQYYDDEIQDYDLALLRLERPVSTGTLALPACLPEPTHQLEPGLLCWVTGWGALREGGGVSNILQKVDVRLVSEEACIRSYGYIITPRMLCAGYRGGGKDACQGDSGGPLVCQERSGRWFLAGVVSWGRGCGRADYYGVYTRITKLSPWIKQLIAS